One segment of Daphnia magna isolate NIES linkage group LG2, ASM2063170v1.1, whole genome shotgun sequence DNA contains the following:
- the LOC116915842 gene encoding uncharacterized protein LOC116915842, with translation MATLLLFTVPIQLSSACNLIGVNNRNVVEKSQSAPTTVYAKKSEVQHDTSMAHREKIIPRLDSWIRSVEILKENQCDIMSLLTVLLQNMTPPQANLADTINEHNFPLQTTADVSKFNRTIKDQSNIEKMVIFVCGIGGTANNIVGRVMKTLMTYRLGSQYCFAGANEDKLAFKMLPMCQVIIDGIKQVHPSLLDKHTIEGKISTWLRHCSRNAAKETARENDDERDEE, from the exons ATGGCAACGCTTCTCCTCTTTACTGTTCCAATTCAGTTGTCGTCTGCTTGCAACCTCATCGGAGTAAACAATCGAAATGTGGTTGAAAAATCGCAGTCAGCGCCAACAACTGTATATGCCAAGAAATCAGAAGTTCAACATGACACATCAA TGGCTCATCGTGAGAAAATTATTCCTCGATTGGATAGTTGGATTAGAAGCGTAGAAATACTGAAAGAGAATCAATGTGACATCATGTCTCTTTTAACCGTCCTTTTGCAAAACATGACTCCACCACAGGCAAATTTAGCAGATACAATAAACGAACACAACTTTCCTTTGCAGACAACTGCCGATGTATCGAAATTCAATAGAACAATTAAAGATCAATCAAACATCGAAAAAATG GTCATCTTTGTATGTGGGATCGGTGGTACAGCCAACAACATTGTGGGCAGGGTCATGAAGACTTTGATGACATACAGGCTGGGTAGTCAGTACTGTTTTGCCGGTGCTAACGAAGACAAACTTGCATTTAAAATGTTGCCCATGTGTCAGGTGATTATCG ATGGAATAAAACAAGTACACCCCAGCTTATTAGACAAACATACGATTGAAGGCAAGATATCAACATGGTTGCGGCACTGCTCCCGAAACGCTGCAAAAGAAACTGCGAGAGAGAACGACGATGAAAGAGACGAAGAATAA
- the LOC123469685 gene encoding uncharacterized protein LOC123469685: MHAVILPAPQLSTPELPPRIQAAQKVAEFILNLPSASDSQPSQLRLPLERITQPQAADPTPRRIRLDYFRSAGGRDTDTPPQPPEALRAALVKSTQSRRTTGPRLADFVSPPSPKKPRFYRPYSPRPVEQLPDPPTPPGVPESEPDDFVRNLADWEVRSEIGETEVEPAHVEPEQPAKSWRIRNTRTQTVRTVTSSQLFRNSDQQPQRK, translated from the exons ATGCATGCTGTTATTCTTCCTGCTCCGC AGTTGTCCACACCGGAGCTGCCTCCTCGGATTCAAGCGGCACAGAAAGTAGCGGAATTTATTCTAAACTTACCGTCAGCTTCAGACAGCCAGCCCAGTCAATTACGTCTGCCACTGGAGCGGATCACACAGCCACAAGCTGCTGATCCTACTCCACGTCGCATACGGCTGGATTATTTTCGTTCCGCAGGTGGAAGAGATACTGACACACCACCACAACCACCGGAGGCTTTGAGAGCTGCTTTAGTTAAATCTACTCAGTCACGCCGAACCACTGGACCACGGCTAGCGGATTTTGTTTCTCCACCATCGCCAAAGAAACCTCGTTTCTATCGGCCATACAGTCCACGACCAGTCGAGCAACTTCCGGATCCACCTACTCCTCCAGGAGTTCCAGAGTCTGAGCCGGACGATTTCGTCCGTAATCTTGCCGATTGGGAAGTTAGGAGCGAAATTGGCGAAACTGAGGTTGAACCTGCGCATGTTGAACCAGAACAACCTGCTAAGAGTTGGAGAATCCGAAACACAAGGACCCAAACCGTACGCACGGTAACCTCAAGTCAGCTTTTCCGGAATTCTGACCAACAGCCTCAAAGGAAAtaa